TCATTAATGCCTTTAATGACCTAAAGATCTTTCTTAACTTTTCCTCTGTAGTAACTCCCTCTGTTTAAGAAGTGCAATTACATTTCTTATCACATATTGTGATAAAAGGACTGAAAAGTTTTGCCACGAGGTAGTGGTTATTgatacattaaaaaatatatatactttccTGAAAATGTCGTTCCATCTTTCAGAGTATTTCTCATCCATTTAGTCTTAACGCTGctcatgtaacggatgtgaaatggctagctagttagcggtggtgtgcgctactagcgtttcaatcggcgacgtcacttgctctgagaccttgaagtggtGGTTCCCcgtgcttttgtggagcgatgggtaacgatgcttcaagggtgactgttgactgtgcagagcgtccctggttcgcgcccgggtcggggcgaggggacggacataaagtctatactgttacactcaTTCATGACATTGTCAGAACAACATTCTTGATAACTGCATTCTTTGGTTTTAGTGCAAGCTGTCACATCAGTCCCAAGCGGTTACAGTTGTCAGAAATCACCATTGTTacaatattttgtattttaattTAGTTTATACACAAAATTATCATTGTAGATCACCATGTGGTTTATTAGAACTGTTTCTCTcattgtacactgaacaaaaatatgaacgcaccatataaagtgttggtcctgtgATTCGTGagtttaaataaaaaatcacagaaatttgccatatgcacaaaaagcttatttctctctaattttgtgcacacatttgtttacatccctgttagtgagcatttctgcttTGCCAAAAtaacagttgtggcatatcaagaagctgactaaacagcatgattgttacacaggtgcaccttgtgctggggacaataaaaggccactctaaaatgtgcagttctgttacacaatgccacagatgtctcaagttttgagggagcgtgcaattggcatgctgactgcaggaatgtcctccagaactgtttccagagaatttcatgttaatttctctaccataaagcagtctccaacatcgttttagagaatttggcagtacgtccaaccggcctcaacagcaaaccatgtgtatggtgttgtgtgggcaagcggttttctgatgtcaacgttgtgaaccgaGTGCGCCATGGTGGcggtgtggttatggtatgggcaggcataagctacggacaacaaacacaattgcgttttatcgatggcaatttgaatgcacaggggTACCGTGACAAGGACCTgatgcccattgtcgtgccattcatctgctgccatcacctcatgtttcagcatgatcatgcacagccccatgtcacaaggatctgtacacgatTCCTGGAAAcggaaaatgtcccagttcttccatgacctgtatactcaccagacatgtaacccattgagcatgtttggaatgctctggatcgacgtgtacgacagcgtgttccagttcccgccaatatccagcaacttcgcacagccattgaagaggagtgggataacattccacagtccacaatcaacagcctgatcaactctatgcgaaggagatgtgtcacactgcatgaggtacatggtggtcacaccagatactgactggttttctgatccacgcccctaccttttttaaaggtaCACTACATGGGATATTTTGTTTCAGCTCAAGAAACATGGGACtgtttacatgttgcatttttattTACTGTTTGTCAAATTATAAATTATTGTATTCATTTGTTGTATTCAAGTTGTATTCAAGTTATATAACAACATTCTAACCTTCCTGACAATTATCTAGTGCAAATATGGCATTATTTCACTATTTGTATCCGTTTGGATCAGTTTCAAttggggacttttattttgaatgcGAACCggaaattccactattgtggttcatccttattgtggctagcttccgGATTGGAGGTGAATGTTTTGATTTCAAACACCCTTTTTTTGTGGAGTAAACAAAGACGTGCTGGCTGACCTAAATAGGCTAACCAACTCTGTCGTCTAAAATATGTCTAAACTACAGTTGTTTCGTGTGTTTTTAAATGAGCGTTTAACGGCGGTTGCTGTGGATATTTTCGGGGCAGTTGAGAAAACTGTAGTGGAGTACCAGGAGGAGAATGATCGGCTACGGAGACTGCTGCGGATCACACCGGAGGTACCACTATGTAGAATAGGTTCGTATTTAGATATACTGGTAGCTAGCTATAGTTATACTGAATTAATAAACTGGTTAGACAAAATCACAATTTTAACcatttttaaaacattgtatttaaatgttttacttttcaTTATTTACCTACCTATCTGGATGGctggctagctactgtagctaataATTGTTCTctccatgtgtttctattggtctATACATCAATTACACTTTTAGCTGCGAATGTGTAGCCTACAAGATGTAATAAACCATTGAAACAATTAACAATTGTTATGTATGATTCAATAGTTGTCTGCATATTTGATTACTTATCTAAAGAGATCTAGAGATCCAGGCACAGACCCACAGATCGGTCTGATTGATTCAATTGATGGGAATAACCAGGAAGGGaaggctgtctctctctgtactctattAGCCAAACGGCTCATATTGCAATTTTGGAAATAGGAAACTACCTTCCTTTTGAAATGGGATTTAGGGAATGTAATACATATGGAAAAGATACGatacaatacctccaatagaagtccAATGCTTTACTAAATATGTCAGCCGATACTGGATAAATGGTCGAGTCGCGCTTCATAACTGGGTTGacgatctgctgctactctgtgctgtactccattccatatttatttttgtttaactACATTGCTTTGAATTTATTTAAAAAGGGTGTTTGAAATCAAAACATTCACCTCCAATCCGGAAGCTAGGATATCACTTTAAAAGTATTAAATTAAAGTGCTTGTTTCCCGAAGTGGTCCTCAAtggtaaaaacaataacacacacacacaatgattaaAAGGCAAGACAAAGTGACAAACAACCATAAATACATTCATTTATATTGGCATCCTAAAAAAGGGTCACTTATTCACTACACCTTCTGACTAAACCTTAAAAATCAACCATATTAATTTCACATTAAAACGATCTATTAATTGCACATACCTATCGTACCTATATAGAAAATGGCTCTGATAGATAGGCAACTTTGCAGtaatttgtttttttaaaatgtGTTATACAGGCATTGTggggctctctctcgctctctctctgttgcgcTTCACCCGTAATAACATttacgtgaccaataaaatttgatttaattgaAATAAATACACCTGACCAGCAGTAGGGGTTACAAGGGGCAGTGGAATGTTTTCTATTCGACAACCTTGTGCAAATGAAAACCTTTTCCAACATTTTAAAGATATTTCTACTTTGTCTTTGCTTGATCTCCAAGGGGAGGCTATTCCATAGACACATGCCTGTATAGGAAAACATCCTCCTCGCAGGACTGTTTACTCTTGGGATTTTACAAGACATGACACAGGCTCTGGTATTGTGACTGTGTTGGTTATAAACCATATATCAATGTGGTTTTTCATGTAACCTGGGGCACGATCATTTAAGATGTCAAACATATGATTAAGTTTAAGTTGGTCATTCAGCATATACCTGATAACATTATGTGGGtcctggggaggaggggggggggcattcagCATATactgttatcagtataaaagacacctgtccacaacctcaaacagtcacactccaaactccactatggccaagaccaaagagctgtcaaaggacaccagaaacaacattgtagacttgcaccaggctgggaagactgaatctgcaataggtaagtagcttggtttgaagaaatcaaccgtgggagcaattattaggaaatggaagacatacaagaccactgataatctctctcgatctggggctccacgcaagatctcaccccgtggggtcaaaatgatcacaagaacggtgagcaaaaatcccagaaccacacggggggacctagtgaatgacctgcagagagctgggaccaaagtaacaaagcctaccatcagtaatacactacgccgccagggactcaaatcctgcagtgccagacatgtccccctgcttaagccagtacatgtccaggcccgtctgaagtttgctagagagcatttggatgatccagaagaagattgggagaatgtcatatggtcagatgaaaccaaaatataactttttggtaaaaactcaactcgtcgtgtttggaggacaaagaatactgagttgcatccaaagaacaccatacctactgtgaagcatgggggtggaaacatcatgctttggggctgtttttctgcaaagggaccaggacgactgatccgtgtaaaggaaagaatgaatggggccatgtatcgtgagattttgagtgaaaacctccttccatcagcaagggcattgaaggtcctggagtggcctagccagtctccagatctcaaccccatagaacatctttggagggagctgaaagtctgtgttgcccagcaacagccccaaaacatcactgctctgctctgcatggaggaatgggccaaaataccagcaacagtgtgtgaaaaccttgtgaagacttacagaaaacgtttgacctctgtcattgccaacaaagtattgagataaacttttgttattgaccaaatacttttttcccaccataatttgaaaataaattaattaaaaatcctcattttgtctgtcatagttgaagtgtacctatgatgaaaatgacaggcctctctcatctttttaagtgggagaacttgcacaattggtgcctgactaaatacttttttgcccactgtATATAAAACAATGTCTGAGTCAACAAAAGCATTTTGAAATGGCGTTGTGCACTCAAGCATGTCTAAAGGCTGTATATAGGTaaactctgctcctcctctccttccctccagactccctgcagctctctgtctctgaagaggaggttccccctgagcagcagcactgtgagcAGGAGTGGAGCCCCAGTCTGGGGCAGGAGGACCCAGAGACCAAacagattaaagaggaacaggaggaagtcaggaccagtcaggaggaagagcagcttcaaGGGTTCTTTGATACCAAAGACTCCATATTCACCCCTTCCTGTGTGAAAAGTGAATGTGATCTGGAGAACCCATGTCAAGAAGCCGTACTAGCTGAACACCCAACTCTCAGTCCACTGAAAACGTCTAAACTACAGTTGTTGAGTGTGTTGTTAAATGAATGTTTAACGGCATCTGCTGCTGTGGATATTTTCGGTGCAGTTGAGAAAACGGTAGTGGAGTACCAGGAGGAGAATAATCGGCTACGGAGACTGCTGGGGATCACACCGGAGATAAAACTATATAGAACAGGTTTGTACATAGATCTACTGATAGTTAGCAATAGTTCTAGTAAATTAATAAACTGGTTAGGCTTTGatcaccatttaaaaaaaaataagcaTCTTAATGTATTTTTTATGCTGAATGGATGATAATAGCCACGACATGTCAATGCTTGGACAACCTAGGGTTTAATGGAAAGAGATTTCCAGGTTTAGGGGGGACTTAAACAGCAGCTTCCAATTTTTCCAATTACAAAAACCTATATGTCCTCTGACTGTCACGAATGTTGAGTAAAATTATATTTGAACTTTCCCGGAAAGTTGGTCTTTATTTTGCTTATTTTAATTGAATCTTTTTGTTATTTCATTTCTAACTGCAGTGCTACATGGGAGATATTCAACATCCCTTTTGATAGCTGAGGACGATGATTTGGTCAAGTGTTAAACGTTGTTAATCGACAAACAAGTTGATCCTTGATTGTGATAGTTTTGTAAACCTTGAACACTCAACTTAATTATCATCCAAAAATAACTTTACAAATTGCAAAAGATACACTTACTGTtcgctgtttaaaaaaaaaaaatttccaCAGAGTTTCTTCTTTGTATTCCCTCCCGAGTTTCCATTAGCGCAGGAAGTGTCGTAATTCAGGGTAACGTGCAACTCAAAACACCTCTGTGGTAATGTGTTATATTTGTCCAATTATTTTGCAGTGCACAGGAggatggtggcaccttaattggggaggatggtaATGGCTGaagtggaattagtggaatgtCAAATAAatcatggtttccaggtgtttgatgccattccatttgctccgttccggacattattatgagccgtcctcccctcaaccGCCTCCTGTGGTACGGTGATATGAAAGTAAAGTTTCTAAGGTTTTCAAAATAGTTGTTGTTAAAAACAGCCAGTTTCAGTCAGCTGATTCTAGTTATTCCTTCTGGTTAGTTCTAGTCAAGCAGCTGACGAGCCCGGGCACACACGTGTGTCCTAGTGCACCATCGTGCGCATGTTGATTTTTGTCTATCCACATCAGACGCGATCAAGACATGCAGGTTGAAATATAAAAATGATTGAATCAGATTGACCTGATGACTCCTGGATGTCCCAGTCCaactggtcgtgctgctgctccagtttcaattttTCTTCCTGTGGctagggaaccctgacctgttcaccggatgtgctaccttatCCCAGAcgtgctgttttcgactctcgcaccgcacctgctgtctcaagCTCTGAttgcttggctatgaaaagccaactgacatttactcctgtggtgacctgtttcaccctctacaatcactgtgattattatttgaccctgctggtcatctattaatgtttgaacatcttgaagaacagcCAGatggactggccacctctcagagcctggttcctctctaggtttataatctccacccggcacagtcagaagaggactggccacctctcagagcctggttcctctctagatttcttcctagatTCCTGCCTTTCTATggaatttttcctagccactgtgctacTACAgctgcttgctgtttgtggtttcaggctgggtttctatatcagcactttgtgacatcagctgatgtaaaaagggctttaaaaagacatttgattgattgacatcACAGAggaggcgttccctaacggaaatatgcaaatacattctACAACGCACCATTAGGATCTCTCTAGCTCGTGCGTGGCTCTGCCCCCCTGCTTGCTTGTCCTGACCCTATGCTTAATTTGCTCCCACTAGTGATGAGGAAACGAAGCATCCTTAAGGTTTTCCAGCCAATTGTGCCGAAAATAGGTAAATTATTCAAGGCTTTGATCAACCGTGTACAGTAGTGGCACCTGCTGGTGATTTTTTTTTTAGAGCAGGcaaattatataaaaaaaatgttttgccctttttctccccaatttcgtggtatccaattggtagttagtcttgtcccatcgctgcaactcacaTACGGACTTGGTAGAGGCGAGggtcgagagccgtgtgtcctccgaaacacaacccaatcaagtcgcactgctttttgacacaatgcccgcttaacccggaagccagcggAGGAtacaccgtacacctggctaccgtgtcagtgtgcactgcgcccggcccgccacaggagtcgctaatgcgcgatgggacaaggacatccgaTGCTGGgcgaattgtgcaccgccccatggatCTCCCGGTCGCGGtctgctgcgacagagcctggacttgaaccaggatctctagtgacacagctagcactgcgatgcagtgtcagAGACCACTGTGCTACTCGGGAGGCCTGAGCAGCCAAATTATTATCTATGACGTCCCTGTAAGAtgccttttttttcttctactaaACCAATCAGGTGGTTGTTCGACGAAACGAAGCTTCAGACGTCATTGATCACGTGCTTCTGTGATACAAGCATGAGCACACCGCTTCGAAGTACACCGTTTACGTCTCAATCACACCTACAGCGTCATTGCGCAAAATGTTACGCATCTGGATATGTATTTAgcaaaaagttcaacattcaccttctgctgccatttctgtcaagccatcTACGGCATACTATTTGATGGATATGTTCGATAGGCAATGCTGCAAGGGCAAACGCAGCGTTTCAGTGGAAATGAATGTACATCTGGTGTACCAAAACGGCAATGAagctgtcggtgtgatcgagggTGTTTGATTCCGGCATCAAACGTAACATCACTAGCTCCCACTGTAAACGACACAGGTGAACTATCTTAGGGTTAGTTAGAATTATCTTTGAGCAGAGCAGATATGAGACATGTGCTTTCTGGAAAgggagggatacctagtcagttgtacaactaaatgcattcaactgaaatgtggtTTCCCCTTTCTCTCCTGATGGCTACTACATGTTCCCTCTCCTGCTACTACTTGTCCTTCTGATGTCACATACCTCTGCTGTTATTTTTTTAAGCAGCTTAACTTCAgttccaaaatatattttgtcttGTGGGTTTGGAGCCAAGGAGCATCTGTTGTAAATAATTATACTGTGTTGAGCTCGTTGTGGCCCTGCTACACTACAGACATTGAGGGAATGCTTCCTTTGAAATCAATGGGATTATGCTGAGCCGTGGGGTATTGGTCAAAGGCCCACATGTCTTGGTTCGAAAGCGGGGAGGGAGGAGATCCCTTCTCTAACAGAACAGTCATTTGTGCTGCTTGGTCATATTGTCAACAAGGTAGCATGGTGTATCATCCAGAAACATACAACATCTTTTTTTTTACcatcaaataaatgttttgaatTTTCTTAGTATTTTCCCATTTTTTAAGAAAGATAAGAAAGATAAAGCCTGGATGGAAAAACACAGAATCCTGCTAATTACTACACGTGCTTAATTacatcacttttgttttgagccaaTTTAGCTATGGAATTTGAACAGGGGTAGCAGATGGGAGCCGGAACATAATTTCAAATAATAaccccaaacagatataatatttgacttaaaacataatcatttcagactttgtttacatttgtatatgatcgcCTATCTTTCTGTTATGAGTTggaaatacttgggaacagatttgaatcacttggagctgatttcctggtggtTTTTACAGTCTTCAATGTCCCACAAATAATTTAGACAAAACACTTGGGGGGGATAAAAACCACCAAATTCGACACAGTGGGCTGCCAGTTCGTGAACCCTGATTTAGTACAACCACAAGCAACAATATGAGAGTGCTTGCTAAAAACTGGACCAAAGCTATTGTACTGACACATAACGGATGATTACGGTACAGGAGAGGGAATTAGAATAGCAACGTTTTTCCCCTCGTTCTCAAAACAACACGCTGGTAGAACGCGATGTTGCTGGCATTGTAACGCGACGCTTATAGTGGATCTAAAGCGTTAGCTAGCTCACACACTCCCGTTAGCGTTAACATTTGTATTAAGAATGAATGGGCAGTTAGCACGCTGGTTAGCGATGTTAGTTGTTTCCTTCAATTAAACCCCCCTTAACCCGGGCATCTCTTCCCATTAAACCCCCCTTAACCCGGACATCCAACTCATCCCTGTTCTGATCAGACATGACATTAAAAGTCATAGAGATCTATAATTCATGATTGATTCCAAATTCTGTTAGAAATTAaatctgttcctcctctccttccctctagacTCCCTGCAGCTCTCTGTCTCTAAAAAGGAGGTTCCCCctgagcagcagcactgtgagcAGGAGTGGAGCCCCAGTCTGGGGCAGGAGGACCCAGAGCCCAcacagattaaagaggaacaggaggaagtcgggaccagtcaggaggaagagcagcttcaaGATCTGGAGCCTGATATCATAGAGTTCAATTTCACTCCTTCCTGTGTGAAAAGTGAATGTGATCAGGAGGACCCACTTTGGTCCTTGACTCTTCCCCAAACCCAGActgtggagaacagagagagagactctaaaCCAGTGGATCTCAAATCTTTTGTCCATGTGACCCACTTAAATGGTCTTGACCTTCCAGATAATGACAGCAATACCTCAAGCCACAGTACAGCCGTAAGCAGCGACACAGTGGGACTTGACAGCAGCCCACCATTGGATCCCAGCCCACCATTGGATCCCAGCCCACCATTGGAGAAACACTGTTCCAAACTCAGCACCACGTCTAGAAGAACTCACCACTGCCGTGACTGTGGTGCAAAGTTTCCTCTGAAAGCTGACCTGCAGAGACATGTGACTTTCCTCAAGAAGATACCCAGTGAATGTAGATTCTGCAGAAAACGCTACAACTCCACCTGTAAACTGAAGGCCCATGTCCGACGCTGTCACAGTGGGAAACACTGCACATGCCCTGTTTGTGGAAAGACCTTCAAATACAAAGGCTATCTTTCCAAGCACTTAaggattcacacaggagagaaaccattcaactgtggtgactgtgggaaaagcttcacTCAGAAGGGAAACCTAACCGAACATGtactgactcacacaggagagaaaccatttagctgcggtgactgtgggaaaagcttcagtCTCAAGAAGACACTAACGGATCATATAcgaactcacacaggagagaaaccattcagctgtggtgactgtgggaaaagcttcaatAAGAAGGGACACCTTTCCGTGCATCAACTGACTCACACAGGTGAGAAACCTtttagctgtggtgactgtgggaaaagcttcagtCAGAAGGGGAATCTAAGCATTCATAAACTGACTCA
The genomic region above belongs to Oncorhynchus kisutch isolate 150728-3 linkage group LG16, Okis_V2, whole genome shotgun sequence and contains:
- the LOC109880279 gene encoding gastrula zinc finger protein XlCGF57.1-like isoform X2; translated protein: MSKLQLFRVFLNERLTAVAVDIFGAVEKTVVEYQEENDRLRRLLRITPEVPLCRIDSLQLSVSKKEVPPEQQHCEQEWSPSLGQEDPEPTQIKEEQEEVGTSQEEEQLQDLEPDIIEFNFTPSCVKSECDQEDPLWSLTLPQTQTVENRERDSKPVDLKSFVHVTHLNGLDLPDNDSNTSSHSTAVSSDTVGLDSSPPLDPSPPLDPSPPLEKHCSKLSTTSRRTHHCRDCGAKFPLKADLQRHVTFLKKIPSECRFCRKRYNSTCKLKAHVRRCHSGKHCTCPVCGKTFKYKGYLSKHLRIHTGEKPFNCGDCGKSFTQKGNLTEHVLTHTGEKPFSCGDCGKSFSLKKTLTDHIRTHTGEKPFSCGDCGKSFNKKGHLSVHQLTHTGEKPFSCGDCGKSFSQKGNLSIHKLTHIGEKPFTCGECGKSFGLKRHLTMHKLTHTGEKPFSCGDCGKSFNRKEVLTMHIRTHTGEKPFICGDCGRSFRHKGSLKIHILSHTGEKPFSCGDCGKSFNQRGNLNMHIRTHTRDNSFCCGECGKTFNQRGNLTTHIQTHTRDNSFRCGDCGQSFNEKGHLTEHIRTHTGEKPYRCGDCGKSFIQKADLRRHILTHTGEKPHGCSVCGKRFTQKSHLLRHVDKIHKGRIQDRN
- the LOC109880279 gene encoding oocyte zinc finger protein XlCOF6-like isoform X1; its protein translation is MSKLQLFRVFLNERLTAVAVDIFGAVEKTVVEYQEENDRLRRLLRITPEVPLCRIDSLQLSVSEEEVPPEQQHCEQEWSPSLGQEDPETKQIKEEQEEVRTSQEEEQLQGFFDTKDSIFTPSCVKSECDLENPCQEAVLAEHPTLSPLKTSKLQLLSVLLNECLTASAAVDIFGAVEKTVVEYQEENNRLRRLLGITPEIKLYRTDSLQLSVSKKEVPPEQQHCEQEWSPSLGQEDPEPTQIKEEQEEVGTSQEEEQLQDLEPDIIEFNFTPSCVKSECDQEDPLWSLTLPQTQTVENRERDSKPVDLKSFVHVTHLNGLDLPDNDSNTSSHSTAVSSDTVGLDSSPPLDPSPPLDPSPPLEKHCSKLSTTSRRTHHCRDCGAKFPLKADLQRHVTFLKKIPSECRFCRKRYNSTCKLKAHVRRCHSGKHCTCPVCGKTFKYKGYLSKHLRIHTGEKPFNCGDCGKSFTQKGNLTEHVLTHTGEKPFSCGDCGKSFSLKKTLTDHIRTHTGEKPFSCGDCGKSFNKKGHLSVHQLTHTGEKPFSCGDCGKSFSQKGNLSIHKLTHIGEKPFTCGECGKSFGLKRHLTMHKLTHTGEKPFSCGDCGKSFNRKEVLTMHIRTHTGEKPFICGDCGRSFRHKGSLKIHILSHTGEKPFSCGDCGKSFNQRGNLNMHIRTHTRDNSFCCGECGKTFNQRGNLTTHIQTHTRDNSFRCGDCGQSFNEKGHLTEHIRTHTGEKPYRCGDCGKSFIQKADLRRHILTHTGEKPHGCSVCGKRFTQKSHLLRHVDKIHKGRIQDRN